The following proteins are encoded in a genomic region of Phycisphaerales bacterium:
- a CDS encoding methyltransferase domain-containing protein — MPRRLVGELMDDPSLDAAQHAHALAGLARLNALSGVSRQFYRILAREASLVDRSLTIVDVATGSADLPVAILRQARRDGVSLRFTACDISSVALAQARERAAKAGVELETRQLDILHEAPPPADVAMCSLFLHHLQDEYIRSVLGKMASAGRQVVISDLCRGPWGLALAAIIPRLVTRSRVVHVDAVRSVRAALTIGEARSITRGIADESAWQIDRAFPARMLIRWPASASTTRS; from the coding sequence ATGCCCCGCAGGCTCGTGGGTGAATTGATGGATGATCCCTCCCTCGATGCGGCGCAGCACGCGCATGCATTGGCGGGACTCGCGCGGCTCAATGCCCTCAGCGGGGTGTCGAGGCAGTTCTACCGCATCCTCGCCCGCGAAGCTAGCCTCGTTGACCGATCCCTCACCATCGTTGACGTCGCCACCGGAAGCGCCGACTTGCCCGTGGCAATCCTGCGGCAGGCTCGGCGCGACGGCGTGAGCCTTCGGTTCACGGCATGCGATATCAGTTCGGTCGCACTCGCGCAGGCTCGTGAGCGAGCCGCGAAGGCAGGCGTCGAGTTGGAGACACGCCAACTGGACATCCTGCATGAGGCGCCACCCCCCGCCGACGTCGCCATGTGCTCGCTCTTCCTGCACCATCTCCAGGACGAGTACATCCGGTCGGTGCTCGGCAAGATGGCTTCCGCCGGCAGGCAGGTCGTCATCAGCGATCTCTGCCGCGGGCCCTGGGGCTTGGCCCTGGCGGCCATCATCCCCAGGCTGGTCACGCGGTCCAGGGTCGTGCACGTCGATGCCGTTCGCTCGGTACGGGCGGCTTTGACGATCGGGGAGGCCCGCTCGATCACACGGGGAATCGCCGACGAGTCGGCGTGGCAGATCGATCGGGCCTTTCCCGCGCGTATGCTCATCCGATGGCCGGCAAGCGCCAGTACGACGCGATCGTGA
- a CDS encoding serine/threonine-protein kinase produces the protein MTNADLYQRAKDAFLRVCDAEPADRVALLEEICAGDEALRAEVLSLLSHDLDDGAFGDHLPPGSKLGDFEIVRVLGEGAMGVVYEARQANPERSVALKVVRGGAASASLRRRFEHESAALARLQHPGIAAVYEAGFDRATGAPFFAMELVQGEPLATHAERLTIAQRVELLAQIAEAVHHAHQRGVVHRDLKPGNILVDADGRPRVLDFGIARLTAEDGTAATIRTLPGQIVGTLAYMSPEQAAGNRSAIDARTDIYSLGALGYQMLSGHLPLDVREKPLAAAILAIQQEEPRRLGALDRRLRGDLETIIARAMEKEPERRYASAAALADDLRRTRRDEPIAARPATTLYQLRKFARRRKGPVIATAVIAVALVLASVISVAFGLHAQRQRALAEQRLTDVRSLANTMLFDLHDLIEPLPGAIEARRQLVRTGLEYLDRLAQDADDNPELLEELAEAYFRIGDIQGNPRRANLGDAERALESYQRSIDLRERLAVVAPSESSKIALARTQLAIAETLTSTPRAEESSDLAARSLATLDGLETSQADEVRVMAEQRLGSAMLNRGKPEVALEHFGRALEASERLAAEGDPVLVRRLTIGLNEMGLTLARLGRPEDALPYLDRSMQIRRRTAEQQPGNIRAQRDLALVRHRLGDVRGDLGDKGEAVDLYALARDTLAAIAKADASDARAHFDWSVAEEKLANALLEVDRVSEAREGFRAAGDLRRQLAIENPANQLYRMASAIAVERVAHCSRLLGEHERARDGYASAMAVAQEGLAEDATDVRLWTVLGTCQRGMGESYLDDDPADLGEARRWLEAANDTLATMAEKGITPTRSTLNEEAIEALLARCR, from the coding sequence ATGACGAACGCTGATCTCTACCAACGCGCGAAAGATGCGTTCTTGCGCGTCTGCGATGCGGAGCCCGCCGATCGCGTGGCGCTGTTGGAAGAGATCTGCGCTGGTGATGAAGCCCTTCGGGCCGAGGTGCTGAGCCTGCTCAGCCACGACCTGGACGACGGAGCCTTTGGCGATCACCTGCCGCCGGGCTCGAAGCTCGGTGACTTCGAGATCGTCCGCGTTCTGGGCGAGGGCGCCATGGGCGTGGTGTACGAGGCTCGGCAGGCCAACCCGGAGCGATCGGTGGCGCTGAAGGTGGTCCGTGGTGGGGCTGCGTCCGCGTCGTTGCGGCGTCGCTTCGAGCACGAATCAGCGGCCCTGGCGCGACTGCAGCACCCCGGCATCGCCGCGGTCTACGAGGCCGGCTTCGATCGTGCGACCGGAGCGCCGTTCTTCGCCATGGAGCTCGTACAAGGCGAGCCGCTGGCGACGCATGCCGAGCGACTGACCATTGCCCAACGCGTCGAGTTGCTCGCACAGATCGCCGAGGCTGTCCACCACGCCCACCAGCGCGGCGTCGTGCACCGTGACCTCAAGCCGGGAAACATCCTCGTCGATGCTGATGGCAGGCCTCGGGTGCTCGACTTTGGCATCGCACGGCTGACCGCCGAAGACGGCACCGCCGCGACGATTCGCACCCTGCCGGGCCAGATCGTCGGCACGCTCGCGTACATGAGCCCCGAGCAGGCCGCGGGCAATCGTTCCGCCATCGATGCACGCACGGATATCTACTCGCTCGGAGCGCTCGGGTATCAGATGCTCAGCGGCCACTTGCCGCTGGATGTTCGCGAGAAGCCGCTGGCCGCGGCGATCCTTGCCATACAGCAGGAAGAGCCGCGTCGGCTTGGTGCACTCGATCGGCGGCTCCGCGGCGACCTGGAAACCATCATCGCACGGGCGATGGAGAAAGAGCCCGAACGCCGATATGCGTCCGCTGCCGCATTGGCCGATGATCTCCGACGCACGCGCCGCGATGAACCGATTGCCGCTCGTCCTGCGACGACGCTCTACCAACTCCGCAAGTTCGCCCGGCGTCGCAAGGGACCGGTGATCGCGACGGCCGTGATCGCCGTCGCCCTGGTGCTGGCAAGCGTGATCAGCGTCGCATTCGGGCTGCACGCCCAGCGACAGCGCGCACTGGCAGAGCAACGCCTGACCGATGTCAGGAGCCTTGCCAATACCATGTTGTTCGACCTGCACGACCTGATCGAGCCGCTCCCCGGCGCGATCGAGGCTCGGCGGCAACTCGTGCGAACGGGGCTGGAGTACCTCGATCGACTCGCGCAAGACGCGGACGACAACCCGGAATTGCTCGAAGAACTGGCCGAGGCCTACTTTCGCATCGGCGACATCCAGGGCAATCCGAGACGCGCGAATCTGGGTGACGCCGAGCGGGCCCTGGAGAGCTACCAGCGGAGCATCGATCTTCGCGAGCGACTGGCGGTGGTCGCGCCATCCGAGAGCTCGAAGATCGCGCTGGCGCGCACGCAGCTGGCTATCGCCGAGACGCTGACGAGTACGCCCCGAGCGGAGGAATCTTCCGACTTGGCCGCTCGTTCGCTCGCTACGCTCGATGGTTTGGAGACCAGCCAGGCGGACGAGGTGCGTGTCATGGCCGAGCAGCGCCTGGGCTCTGCGATGCTCAACCGGGGGAAGCCCGAAGTTGCACTCGAGCACTTTGGCCGTGCCCTGGAAGCTTCAGAGCGATTGGCCGCGGAAGGCGACCCGGTACTTGTGCGTCGGCTGACGATCGGCCTGAACGAGATGGGTTTAACGCTCGCTCGCCTGGGGCGGCCCGAAGACGCATTGCCGTATCTGGATCGATCGATGCAGATTCGACGGCGAACTGCGGAGCAGCAGCCCGGCAACATTCGTGCCCAGCGAGACCTGGCGCTGGTACGCCACCGGCTGGGAGACGTTCGCGGAGACCTTGGCGACAAGGGTGAAGCGGTCGATCTCTACGCGCTGGCGCGCGACACGCTGGCTGCGATCGCGAAAGCCGACGCGAGCGACGCGAGAGCACACTTCGATTGGTCAGTTGCCGAGGAGAAACTCGCCAATGCGCTGCTCGAAGTCGATCGCGTGTCCGAGGCTCGGGAGGGCTTCCGTGCCGCCGGCGACCTGCGTCGTCAGCTCGCAATCGAGAACCCGGCCAACCAGTTGTACCGTATGGCTTCGGCCATCGCCGTCGAGCGTGTCGCCCACTGCTCGCGGCTGCTGGGCGAACATGAGCGGGCCCGGGATGGATACGCCAGCGCCATGGCCGTCGCACAGGAAGGACTGGCCGAAGACGCGACCGACGTTCGGCTCTGGACGGTGCTCGGGACGTGCCAGCGCGGCATGGGCGAGAGCTACCTCGATGACGATCCCGCCGATCTAGGAGAAGCGCGGCGATGGCTGGAGGCCGCCAACGACACGCTTGCGACGATGGCCGAGAAAGGCATCACGCCCACTCGATCGACGCTGAACGAAGAGGCGATCGAGGCGCTGCTGGCGCGCTGCCGGTAG
- a CDS encoding GC-type dockerin domain-anchored protein — MRPTIKTSRTVACILTAFAATNALAQAPIYVSATLGDDANPGTADMPVATLAAARALGDSGVIYLDAGEYSDTTLFGGWAIMGGFDASSGWTRDAASNTTIVRTSEPTRATTGIVADGVRFTMTSSSDASRYGLVLDGVEEFFASNCEFVAEAAMGGANGATGANGARGGNGGLGMPGIESDDQTIPGTSIPLCTRGLWPLGGVAGTGGGFPGGVGGRPGRDGDFGRPGEAGEGPGGGRGGEGTFPGLGNWCPFFFGGRDSIGGDGFPGSNGVNGPAGGEGSLAADGLYVPQRSGQGADGQGGAGGGGGGGGGGGTASCNSFGAGGAGGGSGGGGGRGGQGGLGGGASIGLVVAASANVAINGASFATGGGGNGGNGGNGGQGGDGGLGGRALPTCTAGNFYGGDSQQDDGSNGGMGGNGGRGGNGGRGGGGAGGPSIGIWVTGPAVDLVDASYDLGDPGSGGAPGGSAGTQLQTRGPIESTGVIPIDCNANGVHDLVDIANGDSLDLNFDNIPDECQCRADLDGDGSLTIFDFLEFQNLFDTGDPAADFDGDGSLTLFDFLAFQNAFDAGC; from the coding sequence ATGCGCCCGACCATCAAGACTTCCCGGACCGTTGCCTGCATTCTCACGGCATTCGCGGCGACCAATGCACTCGCCCAAGCTCCCATCTACGTCTCGGCCACCCTTGGCGACGACGCCAACCCGGGCACCGCCGACATGCCCGTCGCCACGCTGGCCGCGGCGCGAGCGCTGGGCGACTCGGGTGTGATCTATCTCGATGCGGGCGAGTACAGCGATACGACCCTCTTCGGCGGCTGGGCCATCATGGGCGGCTTCGATGCTTCGAGCGGGTGGACCCGCGACGCCGCCTCGAACACGACCATCGTGCGGACAAGCGAGCCCACGCGGGCAACCACCGGCATCGTCGCAGACGGCGTGCGCTTCACCATGACGAGTTCCTCGGACGCCAGCCGATACGGGCTCGTGCTGGATGGTGTCGAAGAATTCTTTGCCAGCAACTGCGAGTTCGTGGCCGAGGCGGCCATGGGCGGCGCGAACGGGGCGACCGGCGCGAACGGCGCCCGCGGCGGCAACGGCGGGCTCGGCATGCCAGGCATTGAAAGCGATGATCAGACCATCCCGGGCACCAGCATCCCGCTCTGCACGCGTGGCCTGTGGCCACTCGGCGGCGTCGCGGGCACCGGCGGCGGTTTTCCCGGCGGCGTCGGAGGGCGACCGGGACGCGATGGCGACTTCGGCAGGCCCGGCGAAGCGGGTGAGGGCCCCGGCGGCGGGCGCGGCGGCGAAGGGACCTTCCCCGGCCTTGGCAACTGGTGCCCCTTCTTCTTCGGCGGGCGAGACTCCATCGGCGGCGACGGCTTTCCCGGATCCAACGGCGTAAACGGGCCGGCCGGCGGCGAGGGCTCGCTCGCTGCAGATGGCCTCTACGTGCCGCAGCGCAGCGGGCAGGGCGCCGACGGCCAGGGCGGCGCTGGCGGGGGTGGCGGTGGCGGTGGCGGCGGTGGCACCGCGAGCTGCAACAGCTTCGGCGCCGGCGGCGCGGGCGGTGGCTCGGGCGGCGGCGGTGGCCGCGGCGGACAGGGCGGGCTCGGCGGTGGCGCTTCGATCGGCCTGGTCGTCGCGGCGTCGGCGAACGTCGCCATCAACGGTGCGAGTTTCGCCACCGGCGGCGGCGGGAATGGCGGCAACGGCGGCAACGGCGGGCAGGGCGGGGACGGCGGCCTCGGCGGTCGTGCCCTGCCCACATGCACGGCGGGCAACTTCTACGGCGGCGACAGCCAGCAGGACGACGGCTCCAACGGCGGCATGGGCGGCAATGGCGGTCGAGGCGGCAACGGCGGTCGAGGCGGTGGCGGCGCGGGTGGGCCGAGCATCGGGATCTGGGTCACCGGGCCGGCCGTCGACCTCGTCGACGCGAGCTACGACCTCGGCGATCCCGGCAGCGGCGGAGCACCCGGCGGATCGGCGGGCACGCAGCTGCAAACGCGCGGCCCGATCGAGTCCACCGGCGTCATCCCCATCGACTGCAACGCCAACGGCGTGCACGACCTGGTGGACATCGCGAATGGCGACAGCCTCGATCTGAACTTCGACAACATCCCTGACGAGTGCCAGTGCCGTGCCGACCTCGACGGCGACGGCAGCCTGACCATCTTCGATTTCCTGGAATTCCAGAACCTCTTCGACACGGGCGACC
- a CDS encoding ECF-type sigma factor, which produces MFEIRSVGRASTRALPSRNATTAAQTGNENLRKLDIEPNADQPGPEREPTMLLLAAADGDSRAAEQLAPMVYDKLRRLAAARLGGAGQADWTCQPTAIVHEAYMRMADQHKVDWQGRTHFFAIGAEMVRRVIADEAKRRGRRKRGGGWGRVTLDGAALDASSAAIDPLDLDDALTKLADVDERAARVVSLRFFGGLTEPEIAAVLDVSERTVRGDWRSAKAFLRRTLAEAGDDDDER; this is translated from the coding sequence ATGTTCGAGATTCGCTCGGTCGGCAGGGCATCCACGCGTGCGCTGCCCAGCCGAAACGCGACGACGGCGGCACAGACCGGCAACGAAAATCTGAGGAAACTCGACATCGAGCCCAACGCCGACCAACCAGGCCCGGAACGCGAGCCCACGATGCTGCTGCTGGCCGCGGCGGACGGCGATTCTCGCGCAGCCGAGCAACTTGCGCCCATGGTCTACGACAAACTGCGTCGCCTCGCCGCCGCTCGGCTGGGCGGCGCGGGCCAGGCCGACTGGACCTGCCAGCCGACCGCCATCGTGCACGAGGCGTACATGCGCATGGCCGATCAGCACAAGGTCGACTGGCAGGGACGCACGCACTTCTTTGCGATTGGGGCCGAGATGGTCCGTCGCGTGATCGCCGACGAGGCCAAGCGTCGCGGCCGACGGAAGCGCGGCGGCGGCTGGGGCCGGGTGACGCTCGACGGCGCGGCGCTCGATGCCAGTTCGGCGGCCATCGACCCGCTCGACCTCGACGACGCCCTTACGAAACTGGCCGACGTCGACGAGCGCGCCGCCCGCGTGGTGTCGCTGCGTTTCTTTGGCGGGCTGACCGAGCCGGAGATTGCCGCGGTGCTGGACGTCAGCGAACGAACGGTCCGCGGAGACTGGCGCAGCGCGAAGGCGTTCCTGCGTCGCACGCTGGCCGAAGCGGGTGATGACGATGACGAACGCTGA
- a CDS encoding FAD-dependent monooxygenase: protein MAGKRQYDAIVIGAGPAGALAAGTLAARDVRTLMVDKSVQGRWKVCGCCLGELGQRVLSDLGLSDRVLRAAEPLRRIMLAAGGKQVDLGLPGFVSISRESLDAALVAVAQERGVETRWNTTATIHADGRVQAGGEELLAGVVIDASGLRSHARRVAKSGRIGLGMTAEVAGGISDVLTMAVARGGYVGRVELPDGRTDFAMAATPAFVRQAGSPTEAARSIYRHAGLDPAEVPDGRWHGTPVLTRQARAQEGRILRVGDAAGYVEPFTGEGMSWALLGGSRIADDAMACAEHGPDASNWPAKLHSLLAARQARCRAVSIAVRSPGLLRTAIGLASMSPGIGTAGAGMLSGSRRSVA, encoded by the coding sequence ATGGCCGGCAAGCGCCAGTACGACGCGATCGTGATCGGAGCTGGTCCGGCGGGTGCACTCGCCGCCGGTACGCTCGCCGCCCGGGATGTTCGAACGCTCATGGTCGACAAATCGGTCCAGGGGCGTTGGAAAGTATGCGGTTGTTGCCTGGGCGAACTGGGCCAGCGCGTGCTGTCCGATCTTGGTCTTTCCGATCGTGTGCTCAGGGCCGCAGAACCGCTTCGGCGAATCATGCTCGCCGCTGGCGGCAAGCAGGTCGACCTTGGGTTGCCCGGCTTCGTGTCAATCTCACGAGAGTCGCTCGATGCGGCGCTCGTCGCGGTTGCGCAAGAGCGAGGCGTGGAAACTCGATGGAACACGACCGCCACCATCCACGCGGATGGACGCGTCCAAGCCGGCGGCGAAGAACTGCTCGCCGGCGTCGTGATCGATGCCTCGGGGCTGAGGTCTCACGCACGCCGGGTCGCCAAGTCCGGGCGCATCGGCCTGGGCATGACGGCCGAGGTTGCAGGCGGCATCTCCGACGTGCTGACGATGGCCGTGGCGCGTGGCGGCTATGTGGGGCGTGTCGAATTGCCCGATGGTCGCACGGACTTCGCCATGGCTGCAACGCCGGCCTTCGTTCGGCAAGCCGGCTCACCGACCGAGGCCGCCCGGTCCATCTATCGGCATGCCGGACTCGATCCCGCAGAGGTACCCGATGGTCGCTGGCATGGCACGCCCGTGCTCACCCGCCAAGCCCGAGCCCAGGAGGGACGCATCCTGCGTGTGGGTGACGCGGCCGGATACGTCGAACCGTTCACGGGTGAAGGCATGTCGTGGGCGCTGCTCGGCGGCTCACGCATTGCCGACGACGCGATGGCATGCGCAGAACACGGCCCGGACGCATCGAATTGGCCAGCAAAGCTCCATTCGCTGCTCGCGGCACGACAGGCCCGGTGTCGAGCGGTGTCGATCGCCGTCCGCTCGCCGGGTCTCCTGCGCACCGCGATCGGGTTAGCGTCGATGTCGCCCGGCATCGGTACGGCAGGGGCAGGCATGCTCAGCGGTTCGCGTCGGAGCGTCGCATGA
- a CDS encoding type III polyketide synthase, whose product MTARLLGIGTATPSGRLDQAAAAQMVATIADASPGRARAMAHLYEQSGIEHRAMAILDGTRQTYYNGIIPDTAHRMRTFHELAPPLAHQASKRAIEAAGVDARNITHLVTASCTGLASPGVDIALIGSLGLEASVQRVNIGFMGCHAALNAIRTARALAMAEPSSCVLVCCAELCSLHIQASQADGCAVADALFADGAAACVIDADSAAGAPILRRSASILLPQSLEAMGWHIGEAGFRMSLSPNVPDILARSVRPWIEDVLRRERLAIEDVAAWAIHPGGPRVLASVAGALSLDAAATRASGDVLRTHGNMSSATILFILEKLLQQQHAGPLVALAFGPGLTGEALLLA is encoded by the coding sequence ATGACGGCCCGCCTGCTCGGCATCGGCACCGCCACACCCAGCGGCAGGCTCGATCAGGCCGCGGCCGCACAGATGGTCGCCACGATCGCGGATGCATCGCCCGGCCGGGCCCGCGCCATGGCCCACCTGTACGAACAGTCTGGGATCGAGCATCGTGCCATGGCCATCCTGGACGGCACGCGGCAGACGTATTACAACGGCATCATCCCCGATACCGCCCACCGGATGCGCACGTTCCACGAACTTGCGCCTCCCCTGGCTCACCAGGCCAGCAAACGAGCCATCGAGGCTGCCGGCGTAGATGCTCGGAACATCACGCACCTGGTCACCGCGAGTTGCACGGGGCTCGCATCGCCCGGGGTCGACATTGCGCTGATTGGTTCGCTCGGGCTCGAGGCCTCGGTGCAGCGCGTGAATATCGGTTTCATGGGTTGCCATGCGGCCCTGAACGCCATTCGGACGGCACGCGCTCTGGCCATGGCAGAGCCGTCCTCGTGTGTGCTGGTCTGCTGCGCCGAGTTGTGCTCGCTGCACATCCAGGCGTCGCAAGCCGACGGGTGCGCAGTAGCCGACGCACTCTTTGCCGATGGAGCGGCGGCATGCGTGATCGATGCCGACTCCGCGGCAGGTGCCCCGATCCTGCGTCGATCGGCCTCGATCCTGCTCCCCCAGAGCCTGGAAGCCATGGGCTGGCACATCGGCGAAGCCGGCTTCAGGATGTCGCTCTCGCCCAACGTCCCAGATATCCTGGCGCGATCGGTTCGACCGTGGATCGAAGACGTTCTCCGACGAGAACGGCTGGCCATCGAGGACGTGGCGGCGTGGGCGATCCATCCTGGCGGCCCACGCGTGCTGGCGTCCGTCGCGGGCGCTCTGTCGCTGGATGCCGCAGCGACGCGAGCGTCGGGCGACGTCTTGCGAACCCACGGCAACATGAGCAGCGCCACGATCCTGTTCATCCTCGAGAAACTACTTCAGCAGCAACACGCTGGTCCGCTCGTCGCGTTGGCGTTCGGACCGGGATTGACCGGCGAAGCGTTGCTTCTGGCCTGA
- a CDS encoding secretin N-terminal domain-containing protein, whose amino-acid sequence MNADIRCSRTTRSAMLALVCAAGLAVPAFGSQDAEPQADDGQEAPAVERGPDGRRVLNGPPTTLSFRDASIEDLIPFIVEATGKVVIVPEMRLPARITLVSDQPIPRQQALDLVILALQQDGVAIVETKDIIILRDINEVIRQDVPVIGPSESVMDRTDLGSMAEKIYRISNSEASELAEALGDVVPEYAKITVDEASNHIAVLGNIGLLRRIEGLLAGMDQPGSRALVTRTFRLRYADAELIAENITELFGESSSTTQNQQQGGRNFNRFFGRGGGEEESSGGASTAELRVTANTQQNGVTVAAEQGVMDQIADLIETEWDLPLPEETVTPRIYTLENSDPIAVRDLLVGLFGEPSAAAAGGGGGQGNQANQGSSGSSQGVGRLAGQFAFEAIPSAGQIAVVAKSPDNLAVIDQIIKDLDQPKSVGLPAIVSLKHVSAEEVAEQLNALLALDGTLASIPRSESGLTSGAGAGSSPFASDAEDTATTETQNDPGSITFWWQTAREQTDNSGASNLIGKLRIVPVWRQNAIMVLSPPEYRAAVVDLIQQLDQPGRQVLIQAVIAEVSRDDAEALGLRWSSSPINLSRTDNSISFVSSTTASESGVFGNLFDTSVLNVGVDLNAVLQALNERTDVSILSRPIIFTSDNQEAEFFDGQDIPFITNAQTTDSGGTTQGFEYRAVGIQLRVRPRLTPNKDVDLRVNIELSSVAPGQSNASGQVVVDRRETTTQLIVRSGQTLVISGILRNEDSQVVRKVPLLGDIPILGWLFRSRETGVSSTEQLIFITPVIVENAEEADAINEAYRLRLRMQREQMGIEEPLEGEPLVPDEEGVDASEPG is encoded by the coding sequence ATGAATGCGGATATTCGTTGCAGCCGGACGACCCGATCGGCGATGCTCGCCCTGGTGTGTGCAGCGGGGCTTGCGGTTCCCGCCTTCGGCTCACAGGACGCTGAGCCGCAGGCAGACGACGGCCAGGAAGCGCCGGCCGTGGAGCGTGGCCCCGACGGGCGCCGCGTGCTGAACGGCCCACCGACGACGCTGTCGTTCCGCGACGCATCGATTGAAGACCTGATCCCGTTCATCGTCGAGGCAACCGGGAAGGTCGTGATCGTTCCCGAGATGCGGCTTCCAGCGCGTATCACGCTGGTCAGCGATCAGCCCATTCCGCGGCAGCAGGCGCTGGATCTGGTCATCCTGGCGCTTCAGCAGGACGGCGTGGCCATCGTCGAGACCAAAGACATCATCATCCTCCGAGACATCAACGAAGTCATACGGCAGGACGTGCCCGTCATCGGCCCCAGCGAAAGCGTGATGGACCGCACCGACCTCGGGTCGATGGCCGAGAAGATCTATCGCATCAGCAACTCGGAAGCATCGGAACTGGCCGAGGCCCTCGGCGACGTCGTGCCCGAGTACGCGAAGATCACGGTGGATGAGGCAAGCAACCACATCGCCGTACTGGGCAACATCGGTCTGCTCCGGCGAATCGAGGGCCTGCTGGCGGGTATGGACCAGCCGGGCTCTCGGGCACTGGTGACGCGGACGTTCCGGCTTCGATACGCCGATGCCGAACTCATCGCGGAGAACATCACCGAATTGTTTGGCGAAAGCAGTTCGACGACGCAGAATCAGCAGCAGGGTGGCCGCAACTTCAACCGCTTCTTCGGTCGCGGCGGCGGCGAGGAAGAGAGCAGCGGTGGCGCTTCGACAGCCGAACTGCGCGTGACCGCCAACACCCAGCAGAATGGCGTGACGGTCGCTGCCGAGCAGGGCGTCATGGATCAGATCGCCGACTTGATCGAGACCGAATGGGATCTGCCCCTTCCCGAAGAAACCGTGACGCCGCGGATCTACACGCTGGAGAACAGCGATCCGATCGCCGTCCGAGATCTGCTTGTTGGCTTGTTTGGCGAGCCGAGCGCTGCGGCGGCCGGCGGCGGTGGCGGGCAGGGCAACCAGGCCAATCAGGGCAGTTCGGGCTCGTCGCAGGGCGTGGGCCGTCTGGCGGGACAGTTCGCATTCGAGGCGATTCCCTCGGCAGGCCAGATCGCCGTGGTTGCAAAGAGCCCGGACAACCTGGCAGTCATCGATCAGATCATCAAGGACCTGGATCAGCCCAAGAGCGTGGGGCTGCCCGCGATCGTCTCGCTCAAGCACGTGTCGGCCGAGGAAGTTGCCGAGCAACTCAACGCGCTGCTGGCCCTCGATGGCACGCTTGCGAGCATCCCGCGGAGCGAGAGCGGGCTGACGAGCGGCGCTGGCGCCGGTTCGAGTCCCTTTGCCAGCGACGCCGAAGATACGGCGACGACCGAAACCCAGAATGATCCGGGAAGCATCACCTTCTGGTGGCAGACCGCCCGCGAGCAAACCGACAACAGCGGCGCGAGCAACCTGATTGGCAAGCTCCGCATCGTGCCCGTGTGGCGGCAGAACGCGATCATGGTGCTCAGTCCGCCCGAGTATCGAGCCGCGGTGGTCGATCTCATCCAGCAGCTTGATCAACCGGGCCGGCAGGTGCTTATCCAGGCCGTCATCGCCGAAGTGAGCCGCGATGATGCCGAGGCCCTGGGCCTCCGGTGGTCGAGTTCTCCGATCAACCTCAGCCGAACGGACAACTCCATCTCGTTCGTCTCGAGCACGACGGCGAGTGAGAGCGGCGTGTTCGGCAACCTGTTCGATACCAGCGTGCTGAACGTCGGCGTCGATCTGAACGCCGTGCTCCAGGCGCTCAACGAGCGTACGGACGTGAGCATCCTGAGCCGGCCGATCATCTTCACCAGCGACAATCAGGAAGCGGAGTTCTTCGACGGGCAGGACATTCCGTTCATCACCAATGCCCAGACGACCGACAGCGGCGGAACCACCCAGGGCTTCGAGTATCGCGCGGTCGGCATCCAGCTGCGCGTGCGGCCTCGCCTGACGCCCAACAAGGACGTGGACCTCCGGGTAAACATCGAGCTCAGCTCGGTGGCGCCCGGACAATCCAACGCCAGCGGTCAAGTCGTGGTCGATCGTCGCGAGACGACGACGCAGCTCATCGTCCGTAGCGGACAAACCCTGGTCATATCCGGCATCTTGCGAAACGAGGACTCGCAGGTCGTGCGGAAGGTGCCGCTGCTGGGCGACATCCCGATCCTGGGGTGGCTGTTCCGCTCTCGCGAGACCGGGGTGAGCAGTACCGAGCAGCTCATCTTCATCACGCCCGTGATCGTCGAGAACGCCGAAGAGGCGGACGCCATCAACGAGGCCTACCGACTGCGCCTGCGGATGCAGCGCGAGCAGATGGGCATCGAAGAACCGCTGGAGGGCGAGCCACTCGTGCCCGACGAGGAGGGCGTGGATGCCAGCGAGCCGGGGTAA